The DNA region GAAGGTGATCTCATTCAGGTAGCCTATGTGGTGCGGGATTTAGAGGGAGCCATGAAGTTCTACGTGGAAACCCTGGGTATCAAACCCTGGGCTATTTACACCTTTGCTCCACCAGCCCTGGAGCGTTCCACCGCCTGGGGAAAACCCTCAGACCATACCTTTCGCATCGCTTTAGCGCAGGCTGGATCGGTGCAGATCGAGC from Atribacterota bacterium includes:
- a CDS encoding VOC family protein; this translates as MQEGDLIQVAYVVRDLEGAMKFYVETLGIKPWAIYTFAPPALERSTAWGKPSDHTFRIALAQAGSVQIE